Genomic window (Paraglaciecola psychrophila 170):
CAAATTATTGTTCCTAACGGTAAGATATACGGTGGCAACATCACTAACTTTTCAGCTAATGATACTCGCCGCGTAGATATGGTGGTGGGCATCGGTTACGACAGTGATTTGAAAAAAGCTAAACAGATCTTAAATGAAATGGTAGCAGCAGATGAGCGCATATTAAAAGATCCAGAGCCAAAAGTTGCGGTTTCTGAGTTGGCTGACAGTAGTGTTAATTTTGTGGTGAGACCTTGGGTTGCCTCGGCAGATTACTGGGCAGTGAAGTTTGATTTTACTGAAGCGGTTAAGTTACGTTTTGACGCTGAAGGTATTTCAATTCCATTCCCACAAATGGACGTACATGTTCACAAAAACGACTAAGCTTTAATAGTTATAGAAATGCCGCTCTAGTATTAAATAGCGCGGCATTTTTTTGTCTGTAATTGGTCTATAAATAGAGCTAAATTGTACATTCGGGTTTGTTTTTTGCCATGCGATATTGTTCCATTGCTTTGGGCATATTCTGAACTAGATTTTTGATCCGCGTAGCGGGGAGAGGGTGCGTGGATAGTAATTCTGGTTGACGGTTATCGCCACTGGCTTTAGCCATATTCTGCCATAAGTTGATTGACTGCTGAGGATCAAAGCCTGCGTTTGCCATTAAGTCTAATCCAATGAGATCCGCTTCTGATTCGTGCGTGCGACCGAATGGTAATTGAACGCCAACTTGCACTCCTAAACCCAAGCCCGCCATGATCATATTGCTACTAGATATTTCATTAGCTTTTAACAACTGATTAGTGACTTCCATTCCCATACCGATCAGAGCACTACTCGACATTCTCTCATTACCGTGTTCAGCAATAACATGACCTACTTCATGGCCAATAACAGCAGCAAGCTGATGTTGATTTTGGCTAAGCTCAATTAACCCGGTGTATACACCTATTTTACCCCCTGGTAAGGCAAACGCATTAATTTGCGGTGAGTCAAATACAACTAGCTCCCATTCTCCTGAAAACACTGATTTAGGTACATGCCGTGTTATGGCGTCGGCAATACACTTCACATATTGATTAGAAACTGACTGGCTGGAAACCTTTTGTTCTGTTTTCATACTGGTAAAAGCCTGCTCGCCCATTCCTGCTAACTGTGAGCTTGAATAAAGTTTGAGTTGATTTCGGCCCAGTGGTGATTTAGCGCATGATGATAGCAAGGTCGAGACAATAATCATTAAGCACAAGTATTGAGTACATCGCATGGAATTTTTTCTATAAGTCTAATAATCAAATAATCATACCTTGATTTGAGCAATCGATTCAGTATCTGTTTAGTTAAATTTATTTAGTAGCAGACAAGGTTTCAAGTTGAAATCTACAATCTGCACGTTTTATATTGTTGTTTTAATACTTTTATCGTTGATTTTATTATCTATATGTACCCACTCAAGCCAAGCTTACCAGTAAGATAATAATCAATTTGTTACAGTGTTTTATGTTTTTTTAAGTAAAAGTGAGGGCATTAATTTTAAAATATTTGTAGGCACGTGAGCTGCTAAAGAAGCAGTGGATAGGGTCCTAAATAATGCTCATTGTAATAGCTAGGTCAGATTTTCAGGAGTCAATCCTGACTGGTTGTTTATTGGGTTAATCAGAGTTTTTTGTCCGAGTTTATTAAAGTTTGAAACTGTTGACTTAGGACGTGAAGCCGTCGTTAGCCGTTAGAGTTATGTTAGTGTATTTTTTACCCAAACCTATCATTAGCAACGTTCACTATCAGACAGGGTTGTGCTAACAAACGTCTACCTGACACCTTGTTCTATAATAAGTCAATGCTAACTTTATTAAGGCCTTGTTTTTGAATTTTTGCTTTGCCAGAACTTTTTAAGAATTCAAGTAATGAATTTGGATCGTTACTTTCAAATATACCCGAAATTGGTAGGCGAGATAAAACCTCAGACTCAATTGATATTTGAAGGAGGTTGTAGCGATTAAACTCAAAGATTACATCTTTTAGAATATCATTTTTAAATATTAATTTGCGTTGTTTCCATGATGTTTTGTTATCTAAGTCGGCGTTAATATCAGTAGTGATGACACCATTGGGTTGAACTGACGCTTCTTGACCGACAGACACAATAAGAGTTTTTGTCGAATTAAAATCTAAATCGCTGTTATCTGCTAACCTCAATGTATCTTTTTTGATAACAAGTTTTTCATTGTTAGTCGCTTGGTTGGTCAAGGCTACTTCACCAGTAATAACGGTAAGTTCTATTTTTCCTCGATTGTTTCTAACGTTAAATTCTGTTCCTAACGCTTGAAACATCACCCCGCCAACCCATACTCTAAAGGGTTTTTCAGGATTATGAGCTACTTTAAATATTGCTTCACCTTGGTATAAATATATATTTCTAAAATGCGAATTATAGTCAATATCTATATTAGTTAAGGTATTTAAATAAACAATTGAGCCATCACTTAATGTGACGCTTCTTTGCTCACCTAATACGGTTGTATACTTGTTTGAGGTGTCTGAGTTGACGATGTTAACGTTATTTTCGGATGAATAATTTAAATCGTACAAGCTGAACAAGCTAAGTGCCACACTTGCCGCTAGAGCTATCCATACTTTGCTCATTCTTTTTTTATGAGTGTTTTTTTCTATTAACGAAGTGTTTTCCCCGACGTTATCTAGGGACAAAACATCAAAAGTTGGCACGTTTATTTTCTCAATTAATGTGTTTAATGATATTTTTTTATCGATATCAATACCTTCTAACATATCAAAAATAGCACAAGCATGTAAAAACTCTTCAACGTGTACAGGGCTTTTAAGTAACCAAAGAGTTAATTCATTTTTTTGTTTGGTACTAAGCTCGCCATCATCATGTAATACCGCCCAATGACTTGCTTGTTCAATGATATGGTTATTCTCGTTAGTATTGTTCATGATGGTCGCCCATGCTGTGTGCTTTTCGACATTCAGCAACAGCTCTTGTTAAATATTTTCTTACTGTATGAATGGAAATCCCGAGTTTATTCGCAATCTCCATATGCTTTAAGCCATCTCGTTTTCTCATCAGCAAAACTGTTTGATACATAAGGGGAAGCTCTTTAATAATTTTATCTAGATCTATGATCGCCTTTGCAGTTTCGTAGTCCATATGAGGTTCATCAGTTGAAGGGATATCTTCTACTTCTTCAAAAGGGTAAGTCTTCTTTTCAGCACTACGATCACTTTTAATTCGCGTCTCGTAGACAAGGTTTGCTGCAATACGAAAAAGATAAGCCTTTGGCTGTTCAATTAAATCAGTTCGTTCCACTCGAATAAGCCTGAGATAAGCTTCTTGTGATAGGTCTTGGGCTTGTTGTTTATTGGAAGAACGGCGAAGTAGAAAGGCAAACAATTCTTTATATGAACTATCGTATAGCCCTTTAATAAAACTGCTGTGTTTATTTATGGTCTGTTTAGTCATCAATTCTTATTTCATCAAAATATTTATAGACAAATTTATTATTGTGTTGGTTTTAGAATTAGGCTTCTTGTTTTCAAATGGGCTCAATCGGCTACATAATAGCTATATACAATAAGAGTCTTGTTAGATAAAAGTTAGGTACAAAAAATAAATAGAAATTAAATTTGTACCTAAAAATGATTTGTTGTAACTCTTCTATTAATGAGTGAATAAAACATCAAACTAAATCGATATTAAATAAAGATAAGACAAATTGCATAGCTTTAGGAGACTTAACATGAAAAAACAAGCACCAATGTGGAAAAAGAAGCCGATATTATTGTCTATTTTATTATCTTTTACAGGTAATCTCACCGTTGCAATGGAAGCCAGTGCTCAAGCACCAGAAAATCAAATTACAGTCAAAGTTGAAGCAGTCACCCTTGATGATGCATTGCAAAGTGTCGCTAAACAGTTTGGAAAACAAATTGTGTTTTTTTCCGATATAGCTAAAGGAATAAAAGCACAACCATTTATCGGCCTCCATACCGAGCAAGAAGCATTGAATATACTGCTTAAAAATACTGAGCTTCAATTTCGCTATATTAATGACAAAACGATAGCGATTGAAAAGATTGAAAGTAAAAAAAATCTAAAGGCGTCAGTGAAGCCTTTCAGTAGCGAACAGCAAAATGCATCTGACGAAAATAGTGAGAATGTATCAACATCGAATAACCAGAATGTTAATGCAAATAAGAAAGTATTAGAAAAAATTATTGTTACCGCCCAGCGTCGAACTCAAAATCTACAAGAAGTGCCAATTTCAGTTTCAGTGATTAAAGGTGATTTGCTAGATAGCATAAGTGCAAATGGTGGCGATATTCGTTTTATGTCCGCGCGAATACCTAGTTTGAAAATTGAATCTTCATTTGGGCGTTCTTTTCCTCGTTTTTATATGCGCGGTTTAGGTAATCAAGATTTTGATTTAAACGCTTCTCAACCAGTGTCATTAATTTATGATGGTGTTGTTCAGGAAAATCCTATTTTAAAAGGGTTTCCAGTCTTTGACGTTGAAAGCATTGAGGCTTTACGTGGTCCACAAGGGACGTTGTTTGGTCGTAATACCCCTGCGGGCTTAGTTAAATTCACATCTAAACGTCCTACCCAAGACTTTGAAGGATATTTTACAACGTCAATTGGTTCTTTAAACACTTGGTCTACTCAAGCCGCTATTAGTGGAGGCATAACGGATACAGTATCAGTACGTTTATCGTTATTAAACCAAACGCGCGATGATTGGATTGATACAAAAGCACCAGGATTCGAGCAGAAAAATATTTTAGGCGGTTATGAAGACCGTGCAGTCAAATTTCAAGTTTTGTATGAGCCTACTGAAAATTTTTCAGCGCTACTTAATTATCATGCCCGTGACTTAGATGGTACACCGACAGTATTCCGCGCTAGTGCAATAAAACCAGGAACTAACGACTTTCAAGCTGGTTTTGACCGTGATGTTATTTATCACGACGCAGCTCAAAGAGCTACCCAGACTGTTAAAGTCGATGGTGGAAGTTTGAAGATGGAATATGTGGGAACTGATCATACGTATACCTCTGTTACTGGTTACGAATCAGTTGAAATGTTCTCTAGAGCTGATGTTGACGGCGGTTATCGAGTGAGTAGTTTTGGTGATCCTTCCGGTTATATGGGCGAATTAGGTACAGTGCCGCGCTTCTCTGTAGAAAGTGCTGATGGTATTCCAGACCACAGTCAGATAACACAGGAATTCCGTCTTGCCTCAAACGAGTTAGGTCAATTTGATTATCAAGCCGGTTTTTTCCTTTACGCTGAAGATTTAGACATAGATACGTTGCAGTACAATGAAGATGGCAACATTAAGCGTTATTTAACCCAAAAACAAAAAACTGATGCTTGGGCCTTATTTGCTTCTGGAGATTATGATCTTACTGAAGAAGTGAAAATAACAGGTGGTATTCGTTATTCAAAAGATAAAAAAGATTATGTAGCACAACGTATAGTTTCAACAGGGAGTGATGGCCTTTTTTTTGACCCGTTTTATGCAAACCCTGAAGATTCTGCTGTCAGCTGGGATTTAAGTGCGAGTTATAAATATACAAACGATATAAATTTATATACCCGAATGTCTAAAGGATTTAGAGCACCGAGTATTCAAGGCCGTATTGTTAGTGGAAATAATCCTACGCTGAGTATTGCTGATTCAGAAACTATCCATTCTATTGAGGTCGGTACCAAGTCTGATTTATTAGATGGTGCTGCACGTGTTAATTTTGATGTTTTCTACTTTCAAATGAATGATCAACAAATGACAGCACAATCTTCATTTGATGAAGGTGCGGCTAAAGAATTATTGAACTTAGATAAAACTGTAGGTTATGGTTTTGAAGTTGATACTGAATACGCTGTCACAGCTGACTTATTAGTGTCATTAGGTCTGAGCTATAACAATACTGAAATTAAAGATAGTCAGGTGGCGATTTCAACATGTGACTTTTGTATCGTCCGTAATACAGTTAATGAAGATGGCTTAATTGGTGTGGATGGTTTGTCCTTACCTCGTGCTCCAGAGTGGATTGGCAATTTTACTCTGCGCTATAGTAAACCATTAGGTGATGGTGAATTTTATGTTTATACCGATTGGTCATACGCCAGTTCAGTACAATTTTCACTAATTGACGCAGTTGAAATGAAACAAGACCCATATCTTGAAGGTGGTATACGTGCTGGTTATAACTGGTATGTAAACGAGTATAAGCTAGAAGTCGCTGCTTTTGGTCGTAATATTACTGATGAAAGGTCGTTAATAGGAGGGTTAACGATTAATAACCTCGCGGGCATTGTGAATGATGGTAGGTTTTGGGGAGCTGAATTTAAAATTAACTTTTAAACATAGGCTTAGCCACTTACTCCCTGCTTTTATTGATGATTTCTGGTACTTATCACTATGCTAAGTACCAGAATCATATGGGTTTTTTAACGAATTAATGAAGGCTTAATAAGATGAGATTGAACTGCTTCAGCATATATTCACCTATAATTGCATTGTTTATATCAACCATGTCTTTTGCCGGACAAACGGTTGATATTCTGCTCATTAATGCACACTTACTCACTATGGACGCAAAATTAACCCAGTACCCTCGAGGTTTTATTGCTATAAAAGGAAACGAGATTGTTGGGTTAGGGCCACAGGCACAAGCAAAGCAATTCTCTGCTGATAAAACATTGGATCTTGATGGTGATTTAGTTCTTCCCGGATTTATTAATACACATACACATGTTTCAATGACCCTTTTTCGTTCCCTCGGTGATGATGTAAATGACCGTCTACATAGTTATATTTTCCCATTAGAAAAAGAGTTTGTTTCACGCGAAATGGTCTATCTAGGCGCGGAGTTAGGTAATTTAGAAATGTTAAAAGGAGGTGTGACGACTTTCGCGGATATGTATTATTTTGAAGATGAAGTGGCTAAAGCCGTTGACCAAATTGGCTTGAGAGCTGTACTTGGTCAGACAGTCATAAAATATCCGCAAGCAGACGCTAAAAACGCCACGGAAGGGATTGCTTATGCAGAAAGTTTCATCAAGAAATACCTACATCACCCCCGCATTACCCCCGCTTTTGCACCTCATGCACCTTATACAAACAGTACCGAAGATTTACAAAAAATAGCTAAGTTAGCATTGTTTTATAATGTTCCGGTGTTGACACATTTGGCTGAATCTAAGAAAGAGCAAGCTGAAATAGCTCAACGGTCTGATGGTTTATCACCTATTGCTTATTTAGATAAAATTGGTGTGTTAAATAATAATTTAATCGGTGCGCATGTCATTTTGGCTAATGAAAATGATATTACATTATTAAAAACACATCACGTAGGTGTCGCTCATAATATTAGCGCTAATATTAAATCAGCTAAGGGTGTTGCGCCTATAGTTGAAATGCTAAAACAGGGTGTTGATGTAGGTTTAGGTACTGACGGCCCGATGTCAGGTAATACCATTAGTTTAATTGATGAACTTAATCAAGTCGCAAAAATTCATAAACTGTGGAACAAAGATCGTAGTGTTATGGCAGCCGTTGATGTAATTAAGATGGCAACTATTGGTGGCGCTAAGGTGCTGAATCTTGATGATAAAGTAGGCTCTTTAGAAATAGGTAAATTAGCTGACATTATTGTTTTTGATACTAAATCACCCAATATGACTCCGATATATAACCCTTACTCAGTCTTAGTTTATTCCGCTTATGCCACTGACGTTAAACATAGTATTGTTGACGGTCAGTTACTAATGGAAAACCGTAAGGCACTGACCGTCGATGAACATGATGTAATAAAACGAGCCAATGAATTTAGTGAGAAAGTGAAAGCGTCACTAATTAGCCAAGGGAAATCAATTTTGTAAACATTACTGCTTTTTTCTTGTTGCAATTATGTGTAAATGACATGGGCATATACGTCATATCTGGTGCCACAAAACTACAGTAAATGTCCTGGCAATAAACTCAGGCTTGTCTATGGTTATTGAAAGATAAATTTAAGCGCGGTAGATGCGGCATGCACAGATATATCTAAATCTAAACACACCTTAACCATTTAAATAGAAACCATATGATTACTCCGAGCCATTTTTTCAAGATGATGTTATCAACGTTCCAAAAATTTCAAACATCATAGATATAAGCACTTTTTATAATAATGGTAAGTTCATTCATGGCCATATCTTGGTTGATATTTCGACGTAATATGGGTAAGAGTTTACGGTTGATTTTCGTAGGTATTCTATTATTTAAGATGCGTTATAGTGTCTCAATTTTTATGCTAAGGGTAATAAATAGGATAATATAGAGCGTAATAAGTATCGCAGCGGCGGATTAGATTTTTATAGTTGCGGTTATCACTGTCAATGACAACACTAGCTAGCCTGACTGCGATGCTCATAGGATTAACTGTCATAAGTGCAGGTAAGTATAGGCATCACTAGACTAATACTGTTAAGAAGAAACGTATCTTGTCCTTTCAACATCTAGTGCGACGTGTAGTAAAAAATACCTGCTTTAAATCACACAAACAGCACTTAATTAATGCTATCGAAAAACTTCAGCAAGGTATCTTGATGGCATGTGTCGAAGTTTAATCATTTAGGGGGGCTCTTTCTCAGGTTAGACGTTAGATAGGTAGAGGTGGAAATACTGCCAAGTTAATTTTTCAGTTTTTCCCTTATAGTGTTAATGCGCTTTTTCTTATCTCTTGCCTTATCCATTTTCTGAAGGGATCGTGGTGCGTACGTTCATGCCAGATCTGAGACATTTCTACCGCTGGAATATCGATCGGACATTGATAGGTGACTAAATTATCGTCAAATTGAAGCGCCAGAGCCGCAACCGGCGACATACAAACAAATAATATATCGTGCCTGTCTTTTAAAAAAAACTGTGGTGAAAGAAAGCTAGAATAGCCAGCTACAACTCGCCTACCTTTTCCAATTGACGATAAAGCTTTATCTACTCCTGCTAGCAAATCATCATTTCGCATGACGATAACATGATCACATTTGGCAAATGAATCAACAGTCATCATGTCTTCAATATTATTATTATCTTTATGCGCCAGTACAACAAATTCTATATTGCATAATTTTTGAACATAAAAGCTATCTGGGATACTCCGAAAGGAACCTGCAATGGCAATATCACAAGTGCCTTTTTCAAGTTCTTTGGCAGGCAAGGTACCAAGGGTATTAAACATCGATATTTGAGCATTTGGTGCTGAAATAGATAATGAGCCTATTACCTCAGGAATAATGAATGCCTCAGATATTTCAGTACCGTAAATACTGACTTTATCATTGCATCCATGCCAGTCATCAGAACTCATAGAAGAATATAAAGACTCGAAAGACTTCACTAATCGAATGATTTCAGGCGCATAGGCTTCCGCTTTCGACGTTATCGATAGTCCTCTTGGCGCCCTTTCGAATAAAGGGTCGCCGAATTCAGACCTTAACTTACTGAGTCTATGACTTAATGTTGGTTGGCTGAGTGACATACGCTCAGACGCCCTAGACAAGTTTCTTTCTTCATATAAAATTGAAAAAAGATGCAGCAAATTCATGTCTTTATCTTTTAAATTCATCTTTATTCTTCTTCAACTAATTCTTATTTTCATATAATAACAAATATTTGAATTTATACCGGTAATGAAAAAGGTTAAACGCTAAGAGCTAAGTGTTCACTTCTGTACCTTTGCAGTAAGCTTATACCCATCTATTTGACTTACCTTTATTATTTTCAAAGGCAATACTTTCAATAAATGCGTTTATATGAGCCTGTTCAGATTTTACTTCAATGTCCCTATTGTAAATAACGCTATTAATCACCCTCATTTAACTGCATATTTGTAGTCTGCTATGAATTAATCAAAATCTGCATCTCGGCTATCTGAAAAAATATGAATAGTTGTTAGAAACGCGGATGGATTTTGTTTATACGGCTATACGCACCTACTATCTGTCCATACATTTTGTGTGGTGTCTCTGTATTAGAGGACGCTTATGACTACGTTTTCCAATTGGATAGACACCACATCTAGTCGCTGATTACCGCCTTGTAAGCTAGGAACACCTCTGATTAAGGGGCCACTTCTTCTCCCAAGGCTTCTAATTCATCTGCCTGCATAAGTGTGTTATGCAGGCACTGCCTCAAAATAGCCATCACGCATAATTTTAGTGCGAACCAATATATCAGTATAAAACTTATGTGCTCGCTTTAAATTACTGACTTTAATACTGAAGTCATCTATTCCTTTGATGTCAGAGGTAACGGGGTTAACACTTTTAGCGTGCCATTGGTCATGGTATTAAGGCTGATAAATCAAGCTATTCCTATTGTTATACGTGAGCTACCAAGCCCCAATATTTTTCATTTCTTTCCAAGGAGAAATTGGCTCCAATGACTTATTCTTTTGGATAAGCTCAATAGAAATTCCATCTGGCGATTTGATGAACGCCATATGTCCATCTCTTGGCGGGCGGTTAATCGTAACACCCTTGTTCATCAATTCCTGGCACGTGTCATAGATATTGTCGACACGGTAGGCTAGGTGTCCAAAATTACGTCCACCATCAAGATTTTCAGGTTCACCATTTTCAGTTGGCCAGTTGTAAGTAAGCTCAAGTAACGGTGTTTTTAACGTCCGAGAGAGTTCAACATCGCCAGGTGCTGAAAGAAAAATTAAAGAAAACCTTCCCCCTTCATTCTCTATTCTATTTGTTTCGACCATACCAAGTTTGGTACAAAAAAAAGTCCAGTGTTTCCTCAAGGTTTGAAACTCGAAGCATTGTGTGTAGGTATTCCATGGTTATTTCCTATTTAAAGTGAGTCTTCTGTTTGATTCAATGTCGGATAGTCGGTGTAGCCTTTGTGGTCACCACCATAAAATGTTGTTGGGTCAGGTTGATTAAACGGTCCGTTTTGAGCGATACGTTTTGGTAAATCGGGGTTAGCGAGAAACGCACGACCAAATGTTACAGCATCAGCTTTACCAGTAGATATCCACTGTTGGGCTTCTTCGTAAGTAAATTGTCCATTTACTATTAAAGCGCCATCAAACAATGCTCGTATTGAATGCACAATATCGTCTCCTGAGCCAATTAAACCTACTTCATTTCCATGTGAGTTGGGCCTTACAATATGTAAATAAGCTAAACCTTTTCCAGAAAGCGATTTTGCTGCCGCTGTATAAAGTGCCATCGGCTCACTATCGTAACTGCCACCTGCTCCACCAATAGGTGTTAATCGGACACCAATTCTAGATGCGGGAATGACCTGAATAAGTGCGTCAACTACTTCGTTAAGAAGTCTAATACGGTTTTCAATCGACCCACCGTATTCATCCTCACGTTTATTCACAGAGTCGCGCATAAATTGGTCGATAAGGTATCCATTTGCCGCATGAAATTCGATACCATCGAAGCCAGCTTCTTTAGACATCTGAGCCGCATGTTGATAGTCCTTTATCACATTTTTGATATCCGCTTTTGTCATTGACCGAGCTTCAGGGTGAGGTACTGTAGGTCCTTGTGAATGATAGTCACCTACAAAAGCATCCCCGACAGGTGTCCAATTACTTGCAGAGACGGGTTGTCCTCCATCGGGTTGAAATACGTTATGTGATACTGCACCTACATGCCAAAGCTGATTGAAAATGTGCCCACCTGCACCGTGAATTGCATCAGTAACAAGTTTCCAACTGTTTACTTGGTCTTCAGTGAAAATTCCTGGAGTCCATGCATAACCTTGCCCTTGTGAACTTATTTGAGTGGCTTCAGATATAATCAATCCCGCGCTTGCTCGTTGCGTGTAATAGAGCGCATGCAAGGGCGTTTGTGCATGAGAATGAGCAAGTGAGCGCGAACGTGTCAGGGGCGCCATGAAAATACGATTAGGTAAAGAAAGATCGCCGATTTTTACTGGCGTCAGAAGTGTTGCCTCATTAGCAGTTGTATTAAGTTGGGATTTCATTGCTTTTCTATTTATCTAAGATTATTAATTTAATCTATTGTGAGACGCATCTAGGTATTTGTATAATCATGGTTTTAGATAGAAGGCATCCAAAAAATGAATATCAAAAGTAAAGATCTTAACTCCCTTCATTTATTTGCCATTTTATATGAGGAGAGAAGTTTAACACGTGCGTCAGCCAGAATGGCATTAAGTCAGCCAGCTTTGAGTCATAGACTTAATAAACTCAGAGAAGAGTTTGGTGATCCGATGTTTGTAAGGGCATCGAGAGGTTTAACTTTGACGCCATTTGCAAAAAAATATGCAAATCAGATAATGGGGGTTGTATCAAATGTAGAAGCATTTTATCAAACTATGCAACCCCCTGATTTTTTACAACAACGAGACAAGGTAACTATTTACGGAACTGAAATAGTAGAAGCTCTTTTGATGCCATCAGTGCTTAATATTATCGCTAGCGAAGCGCCTAATGTAAAAATCATTATGTTCAATACTAGTGGGCGATTACCTTTGAAGGAGTTAGAAAATGGGACATGTGATATTGCAATTGCAGGCTTCTTTGAAAATATTCCAACTAGCTTCTACCAAGAAAAAATAATGGAATATGAATTTGTTGTGTTAGCCAACAAGCAAAACGAACACATTGGATCAGAGCTCACTCTTGCTGCATTTCTTCAATGTAGGCATGTAATGGTTACTTTGACAGGAGCATTGAATGGGAGCATTGATACTGCTCTGGAGTCTTTAGGTGAAAAGCGAAGGGTGCTTGCTGGCTACTCGAGCTTTCTAGCCCCGCAGATTCTCTTAAGGAAACAGAAAAATATACTGTTTGTTTGTGCAAGGCCTTTGGCAGTATTAGCCGTTCAGAATAACAAAGACCTTATAATATATAATAGTCCTGCAGCATTACCTAAGATTGAATTAATCCAAGTATGGCATGAAAGAACTCATAACGACCAATTACGGAAGTTATTAAGGGAAAACTTAAAAAATATCGCATCGAAAGCCAGTTGGAAATAATTAAACGAATAGTGAGAAATATTCTTATTTATCTAGCATGTAATCTAAGTCTAGAAAACCTAGGTTAAATGATTGTAATATGTCATGAGTAGGATTTGTAAAGATATTATTAATAAGCACAAATAGATAAAACGTCATAATGTCGCCGTTGCTTACTAAAGTGATACGTTGGGCGTT
Coding sequences:
- a CDS encoding alkene reductase, whose protein sequence is MKSQLNTTANEATLLTPVKIGDLSLPNRIFMAPLTRSRSLAHSHAQTPLHALYYTQRASAGLIISEATQISSQGQGYAWTPGIFTEDQVNSWKLVTDAIHGAGGHIFNQLWHVGAVSHNVFQPDGGQPVSASNWTPVGDAFVGDYHSQGPTVPHPEARSMTKADIKNVIKDYQHAAQMSKEAGFDGIEFHAANGYLIDQFMRDSVNKREDEYGGSIENRIRLLNEVVDALIQVIPASRIGVRLTPIGGAGGSYDSEPMALYTAAAKSLSGKGLAYLHIVRPNSHGNEVGLIGSGDDIVHSIRALFDGALIVNGQFTYEEAQQWISTGKADAVTFGRAFLANPDLPKRIAQNGPFNQPDPTTFYGGDHKGYTDYPTLNQTEDSL
- a CDS encoding LysR family transcriptional regulator, whose product is MNIKSKDLNSLHLFAILYEERSLTRASARMALSQPALSHRLNKLREEFGDPMFVRASRGLTLTPFAKKYANQIMGVVSNVEAFYQTMQPPDFLQQRDKVTIYGTEIVEALLMPSVLNIIASEAPNVKIIMFNTSGRLPLKELENGTCDIAIAGFFENIPTSFYQEKIMEYEFVVLANKQNEHIGSELTLAAFLQCRHVMVTLTGALNGSIDTALESLGEKRRVLAGYSSFLAPQILLRKQKNILFVCARPLAVLAVQNNKDLIIYNSPAALPKIELIQVWHERTHNDQLRKLLRENLKNIASKASWK